Within Campylobacter jejuni, the genomic segment TAAATGATAAAATACAACTAAAAAAGGAAAAATTAATGCAAACAAGTCCTGATATGTTTATCAATCGCGAACTTTCTTGGCTTCGCTTTAATTCTCGTGTTTTAGACCAATGTTCTAAAAATTTACCCTTGTTAGAAAAATTAAAATTTATAGCTATATATTGCACTAATTTAGATGAATTTTATATGATACGCGTCGCAGGCTTAAAACAACTTTTTTCAGCTGGAGTTAATGCAAGCAGTAGCGATGAAATGACCCCGTTACAACAATTAAAAGCCATACGCAAATACTTACACCAAGAAAAAGAGCTTTTGGAGCGTTATTTTAATGAAATCACAAGTGAATTAGAAAAAGAAAATCTTTTCATAAAACATTATGAGAATTTAGATGAAAATTTAAAACAAAAATGTGATGAGTATTTTTTCTCCAATATTTTTCCTGTTATTGTTCCAATAGCTGTTGATGCTACTCACCCTTTTCCGCATTTAAACAACTTATCTTTTTCACTAGCGGTTAAAATTTGTGATAAAGCACATCCTGAACTTGTAAAATTTGGAATGATTAGAATTCCAAGAGTTTTACCTCGTTTTTATGAAGTAAGTGCAAATATTTATGTTCCTATAGAAAGTATAGTCCATCAACACGCAGAAGAAATTTTTCCAGGCTATAAACTTTTAGCTTCAGCAGCATTTAGAGTGACTAGAAATGCAGATATGGTAATAGAAGAGGAAGAAGCTGATGATTTTATGATGATTTTAGAACAAGGCTTAAAACTTCGCAGAAAAGGAGCTTTTGTAAGATTACAAATTCAAAAAGATGCAGATGAGCAAATCGTAGAATTTCTTAATACCCACATGAAAATTTTTCATAAAGATGTTTATGAATATTCTATTTTACTCAATCTTCCTAGCCTTTGGCAAATCGCAGGAAATAAAACCTTTACGCATCTTTTAAGCCCACTTTACACACCTAAAACTTTACCACCTTTTGATGAGAATTTATCTATTTTTGATGCTGTAGAAAAAGAAGATATACTCATCATACAACCTTTTGAAAGTTTTGATCCAGTTTATAAATTTATCAAAGAAGCAAGCAAAGATCCTGAAGTAATTTCCATAAGAATGACACTTTATAGAGTTGAAAAAAATTCCAATATAGTTCAAGCTTTAATTGATGCTGCAAGCGATGGAAAACAAGTAACTGTGATGGTAGAATTAAAAGCACGCTTTGATGAAGAAAATAATCTTCATTGGGCGAAAGCTTTAGAAAATGCCGGAGCTCATGTTATTTATGGCATTACAGGTTTTAAAGTCCACGCTAAGGTTTCTCAAGTCATACGCAAACAAGGAGATAAACTTAAATTTTATATGCATTTAAGCACAGGAAATTATAATGCAAGCAGTGCTAAAATCTATACTGATGTGAGTTATTTTACAAGCAAAGCAGAATTTGCAAGAGATACGACAAGCTTTTTCCACATCTTATCGGGCTTTAGTAAAAATCGTCGCCTTCAAACTCTTTCAATGAGCCCAAATCAAATCAAAGAAAAAGTTTTAGAAATGATACGCATTGAAACAAGCAAGAAAAATGAAGGTGTGATTGTAGCTAAAATGAATTCTCTTGTGGATAGTGATATCATACAAGCGCTTTATGAAGCAAGTATGGAAGGAGTGCAAATCGATCTTATCATACGCGGAATTTGTTGCTTAAAACCTGATGAAGAATACAGCAAAAACATACGCGTTAGAAGCATCATAGGAAAATACTTAGAACATGCTAGAGTATTTTATTTTAAACATAGTGAGCCAAATTATTTTATATCGAGTGCAGATTGGATGCCAAGAAATTTAGAACGCCGTTTAGAACTTATGACTCCTATATATGATGAAAGAAGCAAAGCTAAATTAGCTCAATTTTTACGCTTGCAACTTAGTGATAATGTTTTAGCTTATGAGCTTAAAAATAATGGAGAATATGAAAAAATTCCTTCTTCTGAAAAAATCATAGATTCTCAACAAACCTTAGAAGAATATGTAAGTAAAATTTATAAAACACTTAAAAAAGATACAGATCAAAGTCGTGCAACGCACTTAGCTTCCAAACTTTTCAAAGAAAACTAAAAGTTTTTAGGGTTTTTTACTCTAAAGACTTATTTACTTGTTTGTTATAAAAAAGGGCTTTAAGATAAAGCCCTAGGAGATTTCCCATAGAAATAAACAATTATTTCTAAACTATAAAAAGATTTAGAAATGATTTTTAAGATTAAAATTTATACTTAAGTCCTACTTGACCACTTAAGTAAGTTTCATTTTTATTATCTACTTTACCTGCTAGTATTTGTTTAGCACCAAAGCCAAGATTCATACTGAGTTGATTTGTAAAATCTACATTACCCCCTACGATAATTTGTCCGTATGTTTTTTTCTTGTTGTTAGCTTCTACACTAGTAAAGAAAGCATTATTTACAGCTAGGTTAGCTGTGTAATCATCACCGCTATTGATAACAAATTGTTCTATTTTTGGAGTTACAAAAATATAAGAGTTTTCATTCATATATTTTCTAAATTCAGCACCCACTTCAACACTTACAGAATTGTTTTTCATAGAATCAATATCTTTAGCAATAGCACCATTTTCTGTATGAGATGGAGTATAACTAAAATAATAATTTACTCCCGCAAAAGGTTTAATAAATAAAGTATTATCACTAAAGTCAAACACACGACCTGCATTAGCACTAAGTCCTAAGAATTTACTTGTATAATCTGAGTTATATGCACCATCTATTTGAACATTGTCTTGTTTAGTTGGAGAAACTTGAGCATAAGCTTTAAGATTAAGTTCCCATTGTGGAGCTATATTGATAGTAGAATACATACCTAATTGGAAGTTATCACTTTTTTGTTCTAGATTATTGTCTTTGATTTTAGCATTTGCATAAGTAAAATAAGCACCCCATAAAACATCATCATTAGCTTGTTTATCTACACCTATAGTAGCACCATACATTGCACCACTATCTCCATTGATAATGTTAGCACCACCAAAAGCATTAGCCTAAACACTATTGGTATATTCATTTACATAGCTTGGTCTCATATCACTATCTAAAGCAGCAAATTTAAGACCATTCATTTTAGAAGCATAAGTTCCAAAAGGATTGTTTAGCATTGCTACACGAGAACCTATAGAAACATCATTAGAAATATTCATAGTGGTATTTACTGCACTAGAAGCTGAATTGAGATTAGATACAGATTTACCTGTATTGTCTGTGTCTTTTTTGATTTGTAGGGCTAGTTTTACACCTTCTCTACTTGCTAAATCTGCTCCTATACTTCCTAATTGTTCTGTGATAGAACGAAGTGCTAGGATAGAAGCTTTATCATTAGCACTAAGATTTAAATTTGAATTTTTATTTACTAAATCAATGTATTTTTCATCATCGATTTTACCGCCATTTTTCTCAGCTTCTTGTTTGAGTTGTTCAAGTTCGGTTTTTTGTTGTTGTAGGGTTTTTTTGGCTTGCTCATTATCTAAACCATCTATGATTCTAGTGATAGCTTCAAGATCTACTGCGATTTGATTAGTTAAATTTTTAGCCGCTGCAGTAGCACCTCCATTAATCACTAAGCATTTATCACCACCACAGTTTTTAAGGCTAAGTTTATAATCCACAAAGGCACCGCCATACTTCTTATCATCTATAACATCAAGATAAGCAGCATAATCATCACCATTCAGCAAGCTTTCATTTATATAAGAACTTGCAGTTTTTAAAATCAAAGCTCCTGCGTTAGTTTCATCATTAAGCTTATCTGTTTTTATGTCTTTTGCTCTTAAAGCAATAAAATCATTTACATCTAAATTAGAATAAGATTGAGATAAAAATCTAAGACCTGCTTCTTTAAGCGTTGCTGTTCCATTGACTTTAAAAGTATCGCTTTTCATTGAAACAATAGTACTATTTGTTGTGCTAAAGTCTCCATTTACAGTTAAGCCGGTATTTACAGTATCGTTAGTATTTTCTCTACTACCATTAAAATTAACAAAAATGAAGCTTTATTTTTATCTATATTGCCAAGATCAAAATCTTCACCTGAACCTTCCATTGTAAAATTAGCATTAATAATTCCTGCATTAAAATAACTAAGTCCTATATCAGTAGTTTTAAAATCTTTGGCATCTACATTGAAATTTCTTACTAAAGCAGCAGTTTTGCCTTGATAATCCATTTGGTTTTTCAAAGTTCAAGAATTATTGCCTAAATCAATGTTGATTTTAGTATCTTCAGGGGCATCATCAAAAGCTGAAGTGCTGATATTAAAAGTTACATCTTGCTTGTTTTTATAATCTTCATTTTTAAAAATAGCAACATTGTCTTTTTCATTAATGTCAAAGTGTGTATTTAAATCATTATCACTGTTAAAAGTAATCTCTGCTGCAAAAGCACCCGAATAAAGCAAAGTTGCTACACCTAAGCTTGGCAATATCTTGCTCGAAGCATTTTTCTTCATAAGTTTCTCCTTCAATAAATTTAAACTGAAGGAAAAATTATACCCCTTCCTAAAAATAAGCTTAAAAATAAAACTATAAATTTTTAATGAAAAATTATAAAACTTAATATATCAAAGTTTTAAGGGTAATAAATCGATCTTAACTTCATATAAAAAATTCTAAAAATTTGAAATAAACTTATGATTTACTTAAAATTAGCGTGATGGTGGAAGCGAGGGGAATCGAACCCCTGTCCAAAAATAATCCCACAAAGACCTCTACATGCTTAGCAAAGATGACTACTTCACCCTACTTCGCTCATCTTCCAAAACTCAAAAGCAAGGCTAAGACTTTATTTCACCTCAACGCTTGTCAAACGCAAGGCTACACTATCAAAAATGACCGAAAATTAAGCTAGATAGTATGACTTAATTTCAGGCTCAACTGAACTTACGCAGCTTTAGCGTAAGCAGGAGCGAATTTAACGTTGTTTGCGTTTAATTTTATTTGGGCTTTTTACGCTTTGCCCAAAGCGACATGCCATCTAAGCAGACTTACTCCTGTCGAAGCCAAGTCGCTCCCTTATTTAGAAATAATATTTGGAACATTAACAATTAAAGGATTAAAAACCGCTAAAACAGAATCATCATTTTCATATGAACGACAATATTTTTCAAATTGATCACTCATCAAAAGCATCCAATCCGTAAATTCATCACTAGCAGGCCCGTTAAAGCGATTTGCTTGCACCATCATCTCTTCACAAAATACACAAAAATCAGTCACTTCTTCAAGATTTAAGCGTCTTGCTGCCCAAGCGGTATTGTGTGCTAAAGTTTCAAGCTCTTTTATGGCTTCTTTATAACGCACACTATCGCTTCCAAGCTTGATGATTAAAGGTTCAAACCTATCGCACATGGTTCTAAAAAATTGTAAAAATTTTTCTATATCGTCAATTTCATAATCTAATTCTAATTTTGTTAAAATTCCCATTTTTAAACCATAATCATTGAAGTTTAATGTAAATTCTAGCAAATTTTAGCTAAAATCTTATTTTAATTTTTCCAAAATATAAGCAAAGATATGGATAGAATAGTAGAAATAGAAAAATACTCCTTTGATGAAACTTACGAAACTTCGTTGCGTCCTTCAAATTTTGATGGTTATATAGGTCAAGAAAGCATTAAAAAAAATTTAAATATCTTTATAGCTGCAGCTAAAAAACGCAATGAATGTTTAGATCATATACTTTTTAGTGGTCCTGCAGGACTTGGAAAAACAACACTAGCTAATATCATCTCCTATGAAATGGGTGCAAATATCAAAACAACCGCCGCTCCTATGATAGAAAAAAGCGGAGATTTAGCCGCTATTTTAACCAATCTTAGCGAAGGAGATATACTTTTTATCGATGAAATTCACCGCTTAAGCCCTGCTATCGAAGAAGTGCTTTACCCTGCAATGGAGGATTACCGCCTTGATATCATTATAGGTAGTGGTCCAGCTGCTCAAACCATAAAAATCGATTTACCAAAATTTACTCTTATAGGGGCTACAACTCGTGCAGGTATGCTTAGCAATCCTTTGCGCGATCGTTTTGGTATGCAATTTAGATTAGAATTTTACAAAGACAGCGAACTTGCCCTAATCTTGCAAAAAGCAGCTTTAAAACTTAATAAAACTTGCGAAGAAAAAGCCGCACTTGAGATCGCTAAAAGAAGTCGTTCAACCCCTAGAATAGCTCTAAGGCTTTTAAAAAGGGTAAGAGATTTTGCCGATGTTAATGATGAAGAAATTATCACAGAAAAAAGAGCTAATGAGGCCTTAAATTCTTTAGGAGTTAATGAGCTTGGTTTTGATGCGATGGATTTAAGATATCTTGAACTTTTAACCGCTGCTAAGCAAAAACCTATCGGACTTGCAAGCATTGCTGCGGCTTTAAGTGAAGATGAAAATACCATAGAAGATGTAATCGAGCCTTATTTATTAGCTAATGGCTATATAGAACGCACTGCAAAAGGGCGTATAGCAAGCACGAAAAGCTATAGTGCTTTAAAATTAAACTATGAAAAAACTTTATTTGAGGAGTAAATTTTGCAAAATGGAAAATTCTTTCTTATAAGCTTTATTTTAGTCATTTTATTTCTTTTGCTTTACCTTTTTAAAGGTTTTTTACTTGTAATTATCATAGCTAGTTTAATGGCGGTAGCTACCTCAAATATCAATGCGAAATTTTTAAATCTTACTAAAGGGCATAAATTTTTAGCTTCCATTCTTACAACAACTTGTATGGTTTTGCTTTTCTTTGCACCTTTTGTTTATGCTATGATAGAACTTGCCAAAGCTTTAAAGAATTTTGATATTAATTTAGTTACACAAACACTTGATTATGTCAAAAACTATCAATTTACCTTGCCCGAAAGCTTTAATTTTTTAGAACCTAAAATCAAAGAATTTTTAGCTTCTATAGATTTAAATAGCATTTCTAAACAAATTCTAAGCTATGCTTCAAGTTTTACAAAATCAGGAGCTAAATTTCTTATAGATATGGTTTTAATTTGTGTGTTTTATTTCTTTGCAAATCTATATGGAACAGAACTTGTTATCTATCTTAAATCCATCATTCCTATTGATAAAAAAGAACTCGATGATGTTTTAAGCGAAGTGGGTAATGTTATGGCTGTTGTGCTTTACTCTATGGTAATTGTAGCAATATTTCAAGGTGCACTTTTTGGTTTAATCACAATGTTTTATGGTTATGATGGAATTTTAATGGGAGTAATTTTTGCTGTAAGTTCTCTCATACCTGCTATAGGAGGAGCTTTAATTTATGTGCCTGTAAGTCTTTATGAATTTGCCTCAAACAATCTTAACTCAGCTCTTGCTATTTTTATTTATTCTGTAATTGTAATTTCTTTTATAGCAGATACTTTAATCAAACCTTTAATCATCAAATGGATCAACAAAAAACTTGTAAAAACCCCTACCAAAATCAACGAACTTTTAATTTTCTTGGCCATGATAGCAGGAATTTCAACCTTTGGTTTTTGGGGTATTATACTAGGTCCTGCGATTTTAACTTTTTTTGTATCAACTTTAAGAATGTATGTGATTTTAAAAGATAAGAATTTAATTTAACTTGCCTTAAAAAAGGCAAGTTTTATGTTCTAGGCTTTTGGGCCTATCATTTTAGTAGGATCAACAAATTTATTGAAATCTTCTTCGCTAACCAAACCAAGCTCCATTGCGCTTTCTTTTAAAGAAATACCTTTTTTATGAGCATTTTTGGCTACTTTAGCAGCGTTTTCATAACCTATGTGTGGATTTAGAGCGGTAACTAGCATTAAAGAATTATGAAGATTATGATCGATTTTTGCACGATTTGGTTCTATGCCTACAGCACAATGGATATTGAATGAATGCATAGAATCAGCCAACAAATCAAGACTTTGCAAGAAATTATAAATAATCACAGGCTTAAACACATTAAGTTCAAAATTTCCTTGACTTGCTGCAAATCCGATAGCTGCATCATTTCCCATCACTTGTACAGCAACCATAGTAACAGCTTCGCACTGGGTAGGATTTACCTTACCTGGCATAATCGAACTTCCTGGCTCATTTTCAGGAATGATAAGCTCACCAAGACCACATCTTGGACCCGAAGCTAACCATCTTATATCATTTGCAATTTTCATTAAATTTGCAGCCAAACCTTTCATAGCTCCATGAGTAAAATTAATCGCATCATGACTTGTTAAAGCATGAAATTTATTTGGACTTGAAATAAATTTTGTACCTATAAGTTGAGTTAGCTCTTCACTTACTTTTTGGCTTAATTCTGGATGTGCATTAAGCCCTGTTCCTACTGCAGTTCCTCCTATGGCAAGCTCTCTTAAAGTTGGTAAAGAAGCGATGATTTGCTCTTTTGAATGTAAAAGCATAGAAAGATATCCACTAAATTCTTGCGCTAGAGTAAGTGGAGTAGCATCTTGTAAATGCGTGCGTCCTATCTTGATAATACCATCAAATTCTTTTACTTTTTTTTCAAAAGTTGCAATAAGCTCATCAAGCGCAGGGATAAGCTTTTTCTCTACTTGCTCAACCGCAACGATACTCATAGCTGTTGGAAAAGTATCATTTGAACTTTGACTCATATTAACATGATCATTTGGATGTACAAGCTTTTCTTTGCGAAAATCCCCGCCCATGATTTCAGTGGCACGATTTGCAATAACTTCATTCATATTCATATTACTTTGTGTGCCTGAACCTGTTTGCCAAATCGCAAGTGGAAAATTATCATCAAATTTACCTGCGATAATCTCATCGCAAGCTTGAACTATAGCATTTTTCTTAGCATCATCAAGTTTGCCAAGTTTGTTATTGACCAAAGCTAAAGATTTTTTAAGATTTGCAAAAGCATAGATTAAAACCTTTGGCATTTTCTCGCAACCGATTTTGAAATTTTCAAAACTTCTTTCAGTTTGAGCTCCCCAATATTTGTCATTTGGAACCTTAACTTCACCCATGGTATCATGTTCAACTCTGTATTCCATAATTTTTTCCTTTGATTAAAATTTTATTTATTATAAGCTAAAAAAATAAATACTTTCAAAAACGTTTTCCCACTGAACTCATTAAATGCAATTCATAGGCATTATGAGAAAATCTATTCATTAACATAAACTGCCAAAATACATTGTTTTTATATAAAAATTCTGAATTAAAACCTTGACTTAAAATATTATCTTTTAATTTATATTTTTGAATAAAAGCAATAGGAAAATCAACAAAACTAGCCTTATTTTCTAAAGTTCTTCCATAAATTCTTTTTTCAAAAATTACAAAAGTAGAAAAAGAAGCTTGATAATCATCTTGCTCTATATTTTTAGCAAGATTAAAACCTAAATTTGCATTTATGCTATGATGTTTTAAACTTTCATAATTTTTAGCAAAAGGACTTTTATTTTCTTTAAAATCTTCTTGATAAAAAAAACTATGTGTAAAATACATTAAAGGATTAAAAATAAAATCTTGACCTAAAATAATATCTTTAGTTACACCAAGCTGGGCTGAAGTTTGCAATGTTTTATATTTGCCTTCAATTGGCTGCTCTACTACAAAACGATTAAGAGTATTAAATCCTACACCTATACCTAATCCACTTAATATTTTTATAAAATCTAAATCATGGTTATAATTAAGCAATAAATCCATGTTATAACTCTTCAAATCACTACCATTATTAAAATTAAATTTAGCGCTAGAAAGAGATAAAGCATAAGCTAAAAAGCCTGATGAGAAATTTTCTCCTAAAGAGATATTAGCACCTGTTTTTTGACCTGAAAAATCTTTATCTTTATAGTATTTATAACTTGGAGTAAGATGCCAAAAATATTCTTCATTGCTAAAAATTCTAGGTAAATAAGTACTAGCAAGTAAGATATTATTGTTTTGTGCAAAATTATTAATATTAAGAGGATGAAGGGTAAATAACATATTATTTTGCATTAAATTAGATTGATTATGATTACTAAAAGTGCTTAAATACCCTGAACCTTCTATTCTATTTAATTTAGTCTTTACATCTATTCCATTATCTAAAGAAGCAAAAAATTCCTGATAAGTCTGACTCAAGTCTGCCCTAGATCGCAATTGTCTTAAAGCATTTCCCAAGCTTGTATTAGGAATTTCGTAAGCATTTGGCTTTAAATTAGGTTTTATTAAGGTTTTATTAATACTCACTAAATCATCACTTAAAACAAAATCAAAATTTAAAGCATAGGTATTTTGTATCAAAACATGATTAAAAGATGATAAACTTTTTTCCAAATCTCCCAAATTAATTTTCACTGGCTTATTTAAGATATAGTATTTAGGTAAAGGAATATATTCTAAATTCCCGCTCTTAATATCATAAGTTTTTGCAATCAGTTTAGAATTTTTATAATTACCAAAATCAAGTTGCAATTTAGAATCAACTCCTTCTTGAGTATAAGTTCCTTGCACGGTTAAATCATTCAAATCTTCATTTCCAGGTCTAACTATGCCTTTATTGTTTAAATTTTGCCCTACAATACCATTACCGCTTAATATTGCTTTTTGTTCTACATAAGCATTATTTTTAACTTTTCCTTTAAGCTTTAATTCTCCTTGTTTGATTAAAGTTGCACCCTCATAAGTATTTTGACCACTGATAATCAAAATACCTTCACCTTCTTTCGATAATCCTATGTTAAGATTAGCTAAATGTGTAGGTTTATTAATAGCACTTGATAAATGAGTACTTTCATCCCATTTTCTTTGACTAATATCATTAGAAAATTCAGCATCATAACCTGCAGTGTTTATAGTATAATAAGCTGTATTAGGTTCTTGCTCATATTTTAATACATCCTGATCACTGAGTCTGTTTGCATCTAAAATACTCAGTCCTTTTAACGCCTTTTGTGCATCTAAAATTCCTTGTCCAAATAATTCTTCTTTCTCAACTCTAACTACTCCATTAATAGAACTAATAGTGGAAGTATTAAGTTTTTGTGACTGCGCACTATCTCTATTATCCCAAATATAATCACTATAATCAATCCATTGTCCATTAACTTGAACTTGTATTCCATTGTAAAGCTGTTTTAAATCCCGTTTTATTTCATCTTCTATCCCAGGTGGATCTTGCGAAATATACACAATAAGAAATTTAGGTTGATTTGTTCCATCGGTTACTTGTTTAACAGTAAATTTTGGAGCCTTATAATTTTTATTTGCTGTACTTAATAGTATATCAGCAATTTGCTTACCATCCAAAAAGGGGAAATTTTGCTTGACCAGTGCCGCTGTTCCACTTACCATAGGTGCTGCCATAGAAGTTCCACTTTTTTTTGTAAACTTATCATTAGTGCTTGAATCAACATTATTAATATTTACTCCAGCAGCAACTAAAGAAAAATTCGTAGCTCCCTTAAAACCATTACTAAAATCAGCCAAACCTTGACTTTTAATTATTAAAGTCCCATCTGATTCTAAAGTAATCTCATTTGCATCCAAAGCTCCAACAGCCAACCAAGCTCTTAAAGATTCATCATAACTTGGTAAAATCGCATGCAAAGCAGGGCTAAGAATTCCTTCATTACCAGCAGCAAATACATTTAATACTCCCTTGTCCTTGCTAAGCCTCATCATATCATTAGCAACCTTATCTGCTTTCATAACATATTCCAAAGGAGTATTACAGATATTATAGCTTGTCCCTTGATTAGTTTGAGTACAATCTACTAATCCAGAATTTGAAGCCTTAAGATTAAAATAAGGATAAAAATTAATACCCCAGCTATTATTAATAATACTCACATCTTTGAAAAAATTATAAATATCAGGAATTTGAGTGTAAGAGCCATTTGGAAACACCCCAGCTCCATAAAATTTTGCCCCATAAGCCACTCCATAAGGTTTGCTATCGCCTATCTTTGCTCCAACAGCTATACCTGCTACATGACTTCCGTGTGTTGATTTTTTCAAATCAGGTATAAGCTGTTTCCCAGCTGTATCAGTAGGATAAGTAGACTTTAAAATCTTATCCTTTAAACTAATATGATCTTGATTAAAAGCATCATCGGCTACACCTATTATAATAGTATCTCCGCTATACCCTAGCTTATGTACTTTATCAATATGATGAAGTTCAAATTCGCTTAAAGCAAAAAGTTTACAAACTAAAGTTAAACAAAAAAATTTTTTCATTTCTATTCTACCGTTACGCTTTTAGCCAAATTCCTTGGCATATCCACATCATTGCCAAGTCTTATGGAAATTTCCATCGCTAAAAGTTGAGTAATTACCATCATTTCAAAAAATTCACACATATAATGATCTTGCTCATTGGTTTTTATAAAATCATCACTTAAATCAAATTCTAAAGGTGAAATGCTAAGCACTGTAGAATCCCTAGCAATAAGCTCTTCAACATTTGATTTTGTTTTTTCATAAAGCATATGCTTTGGCATTAAAGCTATAGTATAAAGTTTAGAATCAGCCAGAGCAATAGGGCCGTGTTTCATCTCTCCTGCAGGATAACCCTCAGCGTGAAGATAAGATAATTCTTTAAGTTTCAAAGCTCCTTCTAAGGCCAAAGGATAAAACACATCTCTGCCTATAAAGAAAAAGCCATGTCCATCTAAATAACGCTTAGATAAACGATGAATTTTTTCATGTAAAGCCTGTTTTACACTCACGCAATTTGGAGTATGTAAAAGTGCTTTAATTTCAGCAGAAACATTTAAATTTCTTTTTTGTGCCATAAAAATAGCAAGCATCCAAAGTGTTAAAACCTGAGTGGCAAAAGCTTTAGTTGAAGCAACTCCTTTTTCTATACCCGCACGAGTTAAAAGACTTAGGTGTGCTAAACGCACTATATTAGAATTATCCACATTGCAAATTGCAAAAGTCTTAGCACCCTGCTCTTTTGCAATCTTTAAAGCCTCTAA encodes:
- a CDS encoding S8 family serine peptidase, which gives rise to MKKFFCLTLVCKLFALSEFELHHIDKVHKLGYSGDTIIIGVADDAFNQDHISLKDKILKSTYPTDTAGKQLIPDLKKSTHGSHVAGIAVGAKIGDSKPYGVAYGAKFYGAGVFPNGSYTQIPDIYNFFKDVSIINNSWGINFYPYFNLKASNSGLVDCTQTNQGTSYNICNTPLEYVMKADKVANDMMRLSKDKGVLNVFAAGNEGILSPALHAILPSYDESLRAWLAVGALDANEITLESDGTLIIKSQGLADFSNGFKGATNFSLVAAGVNINNVDSSTNDKFTKKSGTSMAAPMVSGTAALVKQNFPFLDGKQIADILLSTANKNYKAPKFTVKQVTDGTNQPKFLIVYISQDPPGIEDEIKRDLKQLYNGIQVQVNGQWIDYSDYIWDNRDSAQSQKLNTSTISSINGVVRVEKEELFGQGILDAQKALKGLSILDANRLSDQDVLKYEQEPNTAYYTINTAGYDAEFSNDISQRKWDESTHLSSAINKPTHLANLNIGLSKEGEGILIISGQNTYEGATLIKQGELKLKGKVKNNAYVEQKAILSGNGIVGQNLNNKGIVRPGNEDLNDLTVQGTYTQEGVDSKLQLDFGNYKNSKLIAKTYDIKSGNLEYIPLPKYYILNKPVKINLGDLEKSLSSFNHVLIQNTYALNFDFVLSDDLVSINKTLIKPNLKPNAYEIPNTSLGNALRQLRSRADLSQTYQEFFASLDNGIDVKTKLNRIEGSGYLSTFSNHNQSNLMQNNMLFTLHPLNINNFAQNNNILLASTYLPRIFSNEEYFWHLTPSYKYYKDKDFSGQKTGANISLGENFSSGFLAYALSLSSAKFNFNNGSDLKSYNMDLLLNYNHDLDFIKILSGLGIGVGFNTLNRFVVEQPIEGKYKTLQTSAQLGVTKDIILGQDFIFNPLMYFTHSFFYQEDFKENKSPFAKNYESLKHHSINANLGFNLAKNIEQDDYQASFSTFVIFEKRIYGRTLENKASFVDFPIAFIQKYKLKDNILSQGFNSEFLYKNNVFWQFMLMNRFSHNAYELHLMSSVGKRF